The Acanthopagrus latus isolate v.2019 chromosome 6, fAcaLat1.1, whole genome shotgun sequence genome includes a region encoding these proteins:
- the pa2g4a gene encoding proliferation-associated protein 2G4a yields MSDDEQEQTIAEDLVVTKYKMGGDIANQALRLVVETARPGVSVLSLCETGDAYIMAETGKVFKKEKEMKKGIAFPTSVSVNNCVCHFSPLKSDPDYTLKDGDLVKIDLGVHVDGFIANVAHSFVVGASKENPVTGRKADVIKAAHLCAEAALRLVKPGNQNTQVTEAWNKIAQSFKCSPIEGMLSHQLKQHVIDGEKTIIQNPTDQQRKDHEKAEFEVHEVYAVDVLVSTGEGKARDGGLRTTIYKRDPSKQYGLKMKTSRTFFSEVERRFDAMPFTLRAFEDEAKARLGVVECAKHELLQPFSVLHEKEGEIVAQFKFTVLLMANGPHRITNGPFDPELYKSEHEVQDSELKTLLQSSASRKTQKKKKKKASKTAENATGQPTEETEAAE; encoded by the exons ATGTCGGACGATGAGCAGGAGCAGACCATAGCCGAGGATTTGGTTGTCACCAAGTACAAGATGGGTGGTGACATCGCTAACC aGGCTCTGCGTCTGGTCGTGGAAACCGCCAGGCCCGGCGTGTCAGTGCTGAGCCTCTGCGAGACGGGAGATGCCTACATCATGGCTGAGACTGGAAAGGTCTTcaagaaggaaaaggagatgAAGAAAG GCATTGCCTTTCCCACCAGCGTCTCAGTCAATAACTGTGTTTGCCACTTCTCTCCCCTGAAGAGTGACCCTGACTACACACTTAAAGATGGGGATCTGGTCAAAAT AGATCTAGGGGTTCATGTTGATGGCTTCATTGCCAATGTTGCTCACAGCTTTGTGGTTGGAGCCAGTAAG GAGAACCCCGTCACAGGCCGGAAAGCTGATGTAATCAAAGCAGCTCATCTGTGTGCAGAAGCAGCTCTTCGTCTTGTTAAACCTGGAAATCAG AACACTCAAGTGACAGAAGCCTGGAACAAGATTGCTCAGTCATTCAAATGCTCACCAATTGAAG gtatgCTGTCTCATCAGCTAAAGCAGCATGTCATAGATGGAGAGAAGACCATCATTCAGAACCCGACAGACCAGCAAAG GAAGGACCATGAAAAGGCAGAGTTTGAGGTACATGAAGTCTATGCTGTGGATGTCCTGGTTAGCACTGGAGAAGGGAAG GCCAGAGATGGAGGTCTGAGGACCACCATTTACAAGAGGGACCCCAGTAAGCAGTATGGCTTGAAGATGAAAACTTCCCGTACATTCTTCAGTGAGGTGGAACGACGCTTCGATGCCATGCCCTTTACTCTTAG GGCGTTCGAGGATGAGGCCAAAGCCCGCCTCGGTGTGGTGGAGTGTGCCAAGCATGAATTGCTACAACCCTTTAGTGTGCTGCATGAGAAAGAGG gagaGATTGTAGCTCAGTTTAAGTTCACAGTGCTGCTGATGGCCAACGGGCCTCACAGAATCACCAACGGACCTTTTGATCCAGAACTCTACAAGTCAGAGCATGAAGTTCAGGATTCAGAGCTAAAG ACTTTACTACAGAGCTCCGCAAGCcgtaaaacacagaagaaaaagaaaaagaag GCCTCAAAGACAGCAGAAAATGCCACTGGTCAGCCAACTGAGGAAACAGAAGCCgcagaataa